One genomic window of Diospyros lotus cultivar Yz01 chromosome 8, ASM1463336v1, whole genome shotgun sequence includes the following:
- the LOC127807514 gene encoding psbP domain-containing protein 3, chloroplastic isoform X2 encodes MASLWCLQAHVCSAIRSPASSSIEARRLKKHKRLQVLCCLNNEHRHQSPSDCSIGVQHQSGARRRQVLFQSVLAAFWVPSIVSVALADKDVLLDFRLYSDEVNKFKIMIPQDWQVGAGESNGVKSVTGFYPEEPSSSNVTVVITGLGADFTRLESFGKVDAFAENLVSGLDRSWQRPPGVAAKLIDSKASNGLYYIEYTLQNPGESCRHLYSVLGMANNGWYNRLYTVTGQFVDEDSEKYGSKVEKAIASFRLI; translated from the exons ATGGCGTCGTTATGGTGTTTGCAAGCCCACGTCTGCAGCGCCATCCGGTCTCCAGCTTCATCTTCCATAGAAGCTCGTC GCCTCAAGAAGCACAAAAGGCTACAAGTTCTCTGTTGCCTGAACAACGAACACCGCCATCAAAGCCCGAG TGATTGCAGTATTGGAGTTCAGCATCAATCAGGAGCAAGGAGGAGACAGGTCTTGTTTCAGTCCGTTCTTGCGGCATTTTGGGTTCCTTCAATTGTTTCCGTTGCATTGGCAGATAAAG ATGTACTGCTGGATTTCCGCCTTTACTCGGATGAGGTGAACAAGTTCAAAATAATGATTCCCCAAG ATTGGCAAGTAGGTGCAGGAGAAAGTAATGGAGTCAAATCAGTAACTGGATTTTACCCTGAAGAACCTTCTAGTTCAAATG TCACCGTAGTAATCACGGGGCTTGGTGCCGATTTTACTAGATTGGAATCTTTTGGTAAGGTTGATGCTTTTGCAGAGAATCTG GTTAGTGGACTGGACAGAAGCTGGCAGAGGCCACCAGGTGTAGCGGCAAAACTTATAGACTCAAAAGCTTCTAACG GTTTATACTACATTGAGTATACACTGCAGAATCCTGGTGAAAGTTGCCGACATTTGTATTCAGTGCTTGGGATGGCAAACAATGGTTGGTACAACAGATTGTACACTGTCACAGGACAG TTTGTTGACGAGGATTCAGAAAAATATGGTTCCAAAGTTGAGAAG GCCATTGCTTCTTTCAGACTAATCTGA
- the LOC127807514 gene encoding psbP domain-containing protein 3, chloroplastic isoform X1, with the protein MASLWCLQAHVCSAIRSPASSSIEARRLKKHKRLQVLCCLNNEHRHQSPSDCSIGVQHQSGARRRQVLFQSVLAAFWVPSIVSVALADKDVLLDFRLYSDEVNKFKIMIPQDWQVGAGESNGVKSVTGFYPEEPSSSNVTVVITGLGADFTRLESFGKVDAFAENLVSGLDRSWQRPPGVAAKLIDSKASNGLYYIEYTLQNPGESCRHLYSVLGMANNGWYNRLYTVTGQFVDEDSEKYGSKVEKYLKEKEERIGGSLPV; encoded by the exons ATGGCGTCGTTATGGTGTTTGCAAGCCCACGTCTGCAGCGCCATCCGGTCTCCAGCTTCATCTTCCATAGAAGCTCGTC GCCTCAAGAAGCACAAAAGGCTACAAGTTCTCTGTTGCCTGAACAACGAACACCGCCATCAAAGCCCGAG TGATTGCAGTATTGGAGTTCAGCATCAATCAGGAGCAAGGAGGAGACAGGTCTTGTTTCAGTCCGTTCTTGCGGCATTTTGGGTTCCTTCAATTGTTTCCGTTGCATTGGCAGATAAAG ATGTACTGCTGGATTTCCGCCTTTACTCGGATGAGGTGAACAAGTTCAAAATAATGATTCCCCAAG ATTGGCAAGTAGGTGCAGGAGAAAGTAATGGAGTCAAATCAGTAACTGGATTTTACCCTGAAGAACCTTCTAGTTCAAATG TCACCGTAGTAATCACGGGGCTTGGTGCCGATTTTACTAGATTGGAATCTTTTGGTAAGGTTGATGCTTTTGCAGAGAATCTG GTTAGTGGACTGGACAGAAGCTGGCAGAGGCCACCAGGTGTAGCGGCAAAACTTATAGACTCAAAAGCTTCTAACG GTTTATACTACATTGAGTATACACTGCAGAATCCTGGTGAAAGTTGCCGACATTTGTATTCAGTGCTTGGGATGGCAAACAATGGTTGGTACAACAGATTGTACACTGTCACAGGACAG TTTGTTGACGAGGATTCAGAAAAATATGGTTCCAAAGTTGAGAAG tatttgaaagagaaagaggagagGATAGGAGGTTCTCTACCGGTCTGA